GAAAAGATTAACAGAATTGAAAGACCaaacacatataaaacaaaacgtaTATTCAAGTCTTGAATGCATTTCGATCGTAAGGATGATAAGAACAACTGTAGCTTCCAAAAACATCAACGCACTACTGTCTTTTATGCAGGAAGTGCAAAGTctgcagcattaaaaaaacctcaaaTGCAATTGTCgcgatatatatttattattatgagaaTCTTCAAATCAAGAGCTTGTTcttcaataaaaaacaaatgagcACAAGCGAAAAGAAAACAAGGCTGAGACCTCTCAGAAGCGTCTCAGGCAGctctttttaataacaaaatggaTGGccttgcatttaaataatgaaaggGAGAAATAAAGCGCCAGAGCTTCAGGCCGTTAAAGGATGCGGTGCAAGATAAACGACAGAACACCGCACTGCAggacaaaacacaagacagctTGTCCTGGGACGACTCGGTGCCTTTGACTCATTCTGGTTCCTGTAAATTTTCCACTAATTTTCgtttatgttattaaaacagGACTGTTCCTCACATCACCTAGAACATCCTTgtatgggaaaaaaatgtgtctCTGATTTGACATTCACTGCAGCATTCACCTCCAAAATGTCAGATAATATCTGCTGTCACTGCGGATAGCTTCTCACAACCTTGTGAATGAAAACCCATAAAACTTCTGACTATAAATGAGTGTAGCGCTGCTGGCAGGTTGAACATTCTGatagataatatttaaaatgaaatgaaacagcGAGACAACGCAGTGTTAACGAGGTGCTCTGATATGTATGGAGATAAATACGTggattaaatgataaatttaaTCCACGTAAAAAGAGGTCTAAAGCTAGACCCTGGATTTATTATTGCTGGTGGATAGATACAGCAATAACTAAACACTATCGAAGTAACATGattttgtgaaaaaagaaaagcataaatACGGTAAATATAATCTTAAAACCTTCAAATCATTACTGAGTAGGTTTAGATTATCTAAGTGCTAATGAAAGGATTATTTGTAATGGATACTAATCTATTCTGTAAGATTCAAGATGGGTTTTgtttttcgtttgtttgtttttaatgccaaCACAAATCAAACCgtatctgtgtgtttctatgtgAGTTTCTTTAGTCAgttgaaatatatgtattatatatggtCTATGTCACAGCACTGGCTTTTTCTGCACTTGTATCTGAGCTATGCTTGAGAAAAACAATCTGGAACTGCCTCCTTCCTCGCCAACCGCCAATAAACAACCATAAATACTAATCAATAACAAGCTTAACAAAGCCAGCTATTGACTATCATTTGTACGCTGTTCTTCTCTGAAAGAATCAAATGGGTTTGATTTAGCAAATGCACATCTCTTTTCCAATCCATGCTGGATAAATCTTCAAAAGATCCTCAGCCTCCACCCTTCAATACATGCAAAACCAATCTGCACTATTTAGGTGGCAATCACTGATGATACCAGCGTTCGAGGGGTTGCATTGATTTTGTGGAGCTCAACATCTATCCACTTCTCTCCAGCACCGCAGAGCTCACCTGCTGCGTGCCACTGACATTTGTGCTCAGAGCTGCTTTATTGACTGACAACGCTGTGTCACCATCTCTTTTCCTCAAGAGTGAAGCATGTGATAAAAGCGCCCTTTACACGTTCACACCATGATAGTCATTAGGACGCTCTGAAGGCTTTGGATCAGTTTGGGGGGCTTGGCAATGTTCCCAATACAAATTTCATAACTCTTCAGTAAAGTCTTGAACTAAACAACGTATCAAACctcaaataaaagcaataaatacatcttctctctctctctctctctctctctctcttttaatataatatataatNNNNNNNNNNNNNNNNNNNNNNNNNNNNNNNNNNNNNNNNNNNNNNNNNNNNNNNNNNNNNNNNNNNNNNNNNNNNNNNNNNNNNNNNNNNNNNNNNNNNtgatttttttttttttttgaaggttaAAGATCTGAGCTTTTACAGCATAAGGGTTTTGATTCCATTCCAAGCAATGGTGTCATAAAGACATGTAGATATTTTTAGAGGTTTGGTTGAAACATTTCTGCcataatatgtcatttttacaatatattttatgtaagcTAATGCACTATTCAAAACACTACTACTGTACATGTTTTAAACAGAGTTCGTATAAAGTATATTAGTCNNNNNNNNNNNNNNNNNNNNNNNNNNNNNNNNNNNNNNNNNNNNNCCGTGCATGATCTACCAAAACAACAGGCTGGGTTTATCCTGCATCCACCATGGAATGACATGGCCTTGGCTGAGATTGTGagtcaggattttttttaaaaagacagtcTAAATGCAGCATTTTAACTGCATTCATATTGCAGCTGAAAGGGCGTATGAAACCTTTAAGTCGTACAAGTACTAGAGTATTCTACCTAAATGGGNNNNNNNNNNNNNNNNNNNNNNNNNNNNNNNNNNNNNNNNNNNNNNNNNNNNNNNNNNNNNNNNNNNNNNNNNNNNNNNNNNNNNNNNNNNNNNNNNNNNNNNNNNNNNNNNNNNNNNNNNNNNNNAGGGCATACACATTAACCACAGAACCTTGACCCACAAACACATGATGGCATGCCTATTGGCATTTACTTCCAGGTGGATCTGGAGAAACTTGCAGACTGCAGCGAGTATTTTAAGGCTCTTTCCCACTCCTGCATGAGAGAGACATCTGAACAGCTGGTGCACCTTGAACATGTTCCCTCTCCAGTCTTCCACAACCTTCTACAATTCTGCTTCCTACAGCGGTTCTGTGTTCCTGAAGACTTGTTTGTGGAGCACCTACAGGTGAGCACCTACCTGCTTGCTTCGGGATTCACTGATCGTCTACTGATAGCCCTCTCTCAGACCCTAACGGAGTGCACCTGCTTGGGCTATCTACAGCTGGCTGAGGAACTCTGCAGTGAGGAGCTCCAACAGACTGTGCTAACCTACCTGAGCAAGTACCTACTGGAATATCCACACCTGAGCAAGGGCTTGGATCCACACCTTAAAGCAGAGATTCTCAGATTAAGGTCAAAGGGAAGTCTACACTTATGCTGCTTGAGGAAGGAGAACTTAACCTCAAGGAATGATCCGGAAACAGATGTTGCTAGAAAGCTCTTCAGGCTAGAGGAAGATGGAGATTATGTTAAATGGAGTTCTCTGACAGATCTTCCTTTTTATGCAGATAAGTGGTGCTTCACCACAGCGGTTCTCTATAATTACCTCTATCTCATAGGGGGCTATAGACATCGTGTAAAGAAGGGTTATGAGTTCAAGATGGCTTCCTTCCGCTACAACCCTTTTACCAATCAATGGGTATCAACAGCTCCTCTGATTAAGGTATGAACATTAGAATAAAAGTTAATATCCTTGCCAATGATAGTAAATATACTCATTTACTCTTAAGGGTTCAACCTGGTCATTATCTGGTTCAAGATGGTTTAAATAGATGACCAGCTGAATTACAAGAAGGTGGGCATCTAACTGTGCTGCAAGACCATCTTGGTCAAGCTGGTTGGGTCTTGTGTCTTGTAGACCACCTTTGATTAGTAACAAACCAGTTCATTATGTTCCAACTTGATGTCCTATAATAGTATAACCCAGCATGCATAGATTCCTGCCTAGAACATATTGTTCTTTAAGGtctcatttgcaaaaaaatcagATACCAGATATCCAAGAATAAAGGCCAAAGTTCACATGTGACTGTCTATGATCCCTCTCAGCACAGGCGTCACTTCAGTGCAGCTGTTTGTGAAGGGAGAATCTTTGCTGTGGGTGGCTGGTATCTGGATTCCCTTGTGACTCCCGACTCCAGTACAGGCGTCTACACTGCTGTGGAGAGGTACGATCCATGGATAGACGCCTGGGAATTTGTTTCATCTCTTCCTCTGACAGACTTCCAGTTCAGCCTGTCCCTTTCCCATGATTCCCCACTCACAACCAGCCTGGGACACTGCCTCTATGTACTGGGAAACATCCAGAGAACTGGAGAAAAACTTGTGCTGCGTTACGATACTACACAAGGTACAGTTTGGTTTGATATAGCCTAGTGAGCCTAGTGATCTGAGGTGGTAACTCAAAGGTTGTAGGTTCAGACAAAAGGTTGCCAATAAGTTTTTTGCTCAAGATATAAGGTTGCTCAAGGTTGACTATTAGCCTCTGGCTTTGAAGTATTGTGACGTACATTCAAGTGAAACTTCCAGCAGGCAACTCCAGAGAGAAGTCATATGCATGGGCAAATAATTTACAAGATCAATGAgacgcatttaaaaaatacacagggTGAATTTctatttcatgctgactttaaccTGTCCTTCTCTTTGCCACAATTATTTCTCTTCCTCTCAGATTGCTGGTGTGAACTGCTCCCCACACTAACCCGCTCCAGTGCAGACCTCCCCATCCTGCACTTCCTGGGTGCTGCCAATAGTCAATTGGTTGTAATTGGTGGGAATAACTCTGAAACCATGGTGACATCTTTCTGTGTGGACTCTCAAAAGTGGGGCCCTATCAGAGCAATAGAGAAGACCACTTTAATTGGCCAGGGTACCATTCTGCATAACGAGGTCTACATGTCAGGGATGAAGGACAATGCTGTAGTTAAACTGAACCTGCATTCATTGTCCCTCTGTCCTCTTCCTTCACTTCCTGTCACCACCTGCTACGAGAGCCTTTTCCACCTCTACTTCTGACCTTTTTTTCTAGttatacaataaaatgtgaactgaatatttctcattttgtatAAAAGTACACCACTTTGTGAAAACCTGTTATTGTGGAACAATGTTTCTTTGgcataaataaaagtttagttcactccaaaataaaaattctgtcattaattactcatcctcatgttgttccaaacctgttagaccttcgttcatcggaatacaaatgaagatattttgaataaaccaGAGCCATCTGAtactccatagacagcaacacaactgaaatgatccagaaacGCAGTAAatacaggatgtgacatcattAGCTTAACTTAAGTTTTGCGAGaatacataataacataatttactcaaacGTTCTTCTCCCCCAAGTTATGTCTtccaccattttagagagtatcacaacgCACGCTTTCCCCTAaacataaacagcatttattacacAGATTACATTTATGTGTGCGCTCAGAGCATAAACAAGGCTGATTGTGTCAAATATGTTCTTAAGTACTCTCCAAAATGTCGAAAGATATAACTCGGGAGAAGTATGGGATATTTCATCTGATATTTCCAGCTGCAGATCTGGATTTTCTTTTATCATAAAGTGTGTAAATTTCCCCTGCTATGATATTTTACAAAGACACAACCCTATATGTACACAAAGTCTCTCAGCTTCTTACAACAATCATCAGAATGCTCTGGCATGCAGCCGTGGGATATTGCCAGCTGCACTGTTAAGATTCGGCCTGTGTTTGATCATACAGTGTGTCCTGACTGTACAGCCATCGGTTTAACTCTGCCCCGAGAGTATCTAGTTACACATACACAGAACGGGAGAGAGCATTTATGAGGGCCACTATGTAGCAGGTAGTTACAAGAAGCGTAcaggaaaaaaagcaaacactCAGAAAACAGGCAACTCgcaaaataaaggaaaacaaagagggagggagaggagaaAGTTTGAGTACAAGAGGAGATAAATAGTCACTGTGCTACAGAGTACACGAGGAGTCGACTGAAGGGCACAAGAGTGAAGAACGGTTTGCTTCCATAAAGGACATTCCAGCCCAGCTGAAAGAAAATTGTATCTCATTATCCATTGAGTTTCACCTGACTTGCAGTGTTGCAggtaatgtaaattaattatatttcttattaaagtCCTTCTGAgagactttttttctgttggttAATTGAGCTCTGTGTAGTAGCATCAGAGTCTGTATTGTCTAGTAGTCAGTACATGTTTCATTAAAGTACTTCCAAGtatcatttgttattttggcGATCTTAGTAGTCTTGTCTTAGTAGTAAATACTTAAGTATTGCTAAACCTTtactaaagaaaaatgtttcagtgCCATTTGTTATTGCACCACATACTGGTATTTCACACTGACATTATATTATGAAATGACCCATAGAGTTCACCATATAGCAATATCTATgtctaatttaatataaaaatgtgtatttttagcaACTTGcatattctattaaaaaaaaaatctcctcaTCTACGCAGTCATGCGTCAGATGTCACGTGTGTTTTGGCCAGTGTTACTGAAACTTCATCACATAAGAGCCCAGCCCTCTCAGATGTCCTACTACGTTATTTCTGACTGTTCAACTTTGCCCCACTTCTTCTGGCTGCAGTCATATGACATGGAAAAAGAAACATAAGCTTGACAGTGTCATAACCGAACTCTGTGATTTAAGATGAATACATGTGATTTGTCATTCTTTCAGAATCTTATAACCTAGGAGATACTTACAGAAATCTTGTTATTATAAGC
This region of Puntigrus tetrazona isolate hp1 chromosome 18, ASM1883169v1, whole genome shotgun sequence genomic DNA includes:
- the LOC122362692 gene encoding kelch-like protein 9 isoform X2 produces the protein MPIGIYFQVDLEKLADCSEYFKALSHSCMRETSEQLVHLEHVPSPVFHNLLQFCFLQRFCVPEDLFVEHLQLAEELCSEELQQTVLTYLSKYLLEYPHLSKGLDPHLKAEILRLRSKGSLHLCCLRKENLTSRNDPETDVARKLFRLEEDGDYVKWSSLTDLPFYADKWCFTTAVLYNYLYLIGGYRHRVKKGYEFKMASFRYNPFTNQWVSTAPLIKHRRHFSAAVCEGRIFAVGGWYLDSLVTPDSSTGVYTAVERYDPWIDAWEFVSSLPLTDFQFSLSLSHDSPLTTSLGHCLYVLGNIQRTGEKLVLRYDTTQDCWCELLPTLTRSSADLPILHFLGAANSQLVVIGGNNSETMVTSFCVDSQKWGPIRAIEKTTLIGQGTILHNEVYMSGMKDNAVVKLNLHSLSLCPLPSLPVTTCYESLFHLYF
- the LOC122362692 gene encoding kelch-like protein 42 isoform X1 translates to MPIGIYFQVDLEKLADCSEYFKALSHSCMRETSEQLVHLEHVPSPVFHNLLQFCFLQRFCVPEDLFVEHLQVSTYLLASGFTDRLLIALSQTLTECTCLGYLQLAEELCSEELQQTVLTYLSKYLLEYPHLSKGLDPHLKAEILRLRSKGSLHLCCLRKENLTSRNDPETDVARKLFRLEEDGDYVKWSSLTDLPFYADKWCFTTAVLYNYLYLIGGYRHRVKKGYEFKMASFRYNPFTNQWVSTAPLIKHRRHFSAAVCEGRIFAVGGWYLDSLVTPDSSTGVYTAVERYDPWIDAWEFVSSLPLTDFQFSLSLSHDSPLTTSLGHCLYVLGNIQRTGEKLVLRYDTTQDCWCELLPTLTRSSADLPILHFLGAANSQLVVIGGNNSETMVTSFCVDSQKWGPIRAIEKTTLIGQGTILHNEVYMSGMKDNAVVKLNLHSLSLCPLPSLPVTTCYESLFHLYF